In the genome of bacterium, the window GCGATTATCCCTACAATGCTCATTCGTGGTATGAATTAGGTGCCCAGTATTGGATTTTTGGCAAAAAAGAAGAATCAAAAACATGTTTGGCTAAAGCCTTAAGTATTAACCCTCGTCATTTAAAAGCTCATTTGGCCATGGCGTTACATTATCAAGAAAATAAACAGTGGAAAGAAAGCATCAATACCTATCTTAAAGTAATGGAAATAGCCCCACAAGACATTAGTCCGTATTTATTTTTACCTAACATTTTGGCCGATCAGGCGCAATTTGAATTGGCTTTTCACATTATTGATTTAGGAGATAACATTGTAAAAAATCACTCCCTTTACGAAAGTAATAAAGGTACGGTTTATTTAAAAGTTGGTAATTATAAAAGGGCACGGGACTGTTTTATTTTAGCTTGTCGTTTGGCGCCTCACAATATAACGGCTGCCTTTAATTTGGGGGTTGCTTATCAAAAGCTAGGTGATCATTCCCAAGCAATTACCTGTTTTAATGCAGCTATAAAGGAAGATTCGTTAAAACAAAACGCCTATCGTTTGTTAGCACACTCCTTGTTTGAAAATGCGCAATTTAAACAGTGTGAAGAGTGTTTGATGGCGGGGCTACATTTATTTCCCAATGATTCTGTTCTACGTTATCAACTCATTCATTTATATTTTAATACCGGACGTCCTATAGAATGCCAGGAACAATTTAAAAATTTTAATAACGTAAATGATCTTACCGAAAAAGAAAGACACACATTATCGGCCATGATGGACGATATGAAAGGTTTAACCCGGGATGATAAGGACAAGCCCTGTCATCATTTAGGGGCCTAAAGGAGGAAAGAACTATGAATTACAATAAAATTGCGGCTCAATACGGCCTTAAATTAAAAGAAATGCACGGTGATATTAACCAGGGCATTGTGGATATTGTTAAAACCGGGAAAATTGTGGGGGTCTGGAAAAACGAGAATCTCGAGTTTTTTTATGAAAACTCTATTATTACCGATGATAATATTAAAGAAGTATTGGGTTACACCACTTTTATTAAAACCATCCATGATGTGTTTGATTATTTTGTTAAAGGTAAAATTGCTGCTCTTATTTTGGATGATCACTATATTTTAGAATTACCCAGTGTTGTATCACTTATTTTTGGTGAAATGGAAAGTTTGACCGATACACAAAAAAATCCTCAATCTCTTAATACAAGTGCTTGCGATTTTTCGGAAATTGCCAAAGGCAATCCATTTGTTACCAATTTATGGGGCAAGTTACTTGCTTTTAGAGGAGAAATTTCCAAAGCTGGTGAATGCTTTAGAGAAGCAGTAGAAATGGAACGCAATTTT includes:
- a CDS encoding tetratricopeptide repeat protein yields the protein MNDITLAMIVKNEARWLNDCLLSVQGLVNDIVIVDTGSTDNTINIARNHGARVYEHNWENDFSKARNLSLSYVQTPWVLVLDADERLSKSDHEVIRQLIQSQKADAYYLVQTTYSDKPDSIGWIPNNLEASEAQGYTGYTESSLVRLFKNDPLLKFDGVIHEHLRAQVEGKKVLVSDIRIHHYGQMVSSQVTEAKKKLYLDLGIQKCRDYPYNAHSWYELGAQYWIFGKKEESKTCLAKALSINPRHLKAHLAMALHYQENKQWKESINTYLKVMEIAPQDISPYLFLPNILADQAQFELAFHIIDLGDNIVKNHSLYESNKGTVYLKVGNYKRARDCFILACRLAPHNITAAFNLGVAYQKLGDHSQAITCFNAAIKEDSLKQNAYRLLAHSLFENAQFKQCEECLMAGLHLFPNDSVLRYQLIHLYFNTGRPIECQEQFKNFNNVNDLTEKERHTLSAMMDDMKGLTRDDKDKPCHHLGA